A window of the Xiashengella succiniciproducens genome harbors these coding sequences:
- the proS gene encoding proline--tRNA ligase: MAKELTSRSESYSQWYNDLVIKADLAEYSAVRGCMVIKPYGYSIWEKMQRALDDMFKETGHTNAYFPLFIPKSFFSKEANHVEGFAKECAVVTHYRLKNDPDGKGVIVDPEAKLEEELIVRPTSETIIWNTYRNWIQSYRDLPIKLNQWANVVRWEMRTRLFLRTAEFLWQEGHTAHATKEEAIEETETMLNVYARFAEEWMAMPVVKGYKTANERFAGALETMTMEALMQDGKALQSGTSHFLGQNFAKAFDVQFTNKEGKLDYVWATSWGVSTRLMGALIMSHSDDHGLVLPPKLAPVQVAIVPIYKNDEQLAQINEVAAKICAELKALGISYKYDNDDTKKPGWKFAEYELKGVPVRLAIGPRDIENQTLEMARRDTLTKEVVPMAGIADQVKVLLNDIQSNIFRKAYAYREANTTVVDDYEEFKRLLDEKGGFFLCHWDGTSETEELIKNETKATIRCIPLEGPVEPGKCMVTGKPSARRVLFARAY, translated from the coding sequence ATGGCAAAAGAATTGACAAGTCGCTCCGAAAGTTATTCGCAGTGGTACAATGACCTGGTCATCAAGGCCGACCTTGCCGAGTATTCGGCTGTAAGAGGTTGCATGGTGATAAAGCCTTACGGTTATTCGATATGGGAAAAGATGCAGAGGGCACTGGATGATATGTTTAAGGAAACCGGTCACACCAATGCTTACTTTCCGCTCTTTATTCCAAAATCCTTCTTCAGCAAGGAAGCTAACCACGTTGAAGGTTTTGCAAAAGAGTGCGCCGTGGTGACTCATTACCGTCTTAAGAATGATCCTGACGGCAAGGGCGTTATTGTAGATCCTGAGGCCAAACTTGAAGAGGAGCTGATTGTCAGGCCTACTTCGGAAACAATTATCTGGAATACTTACCGTAACTGGATTCAATCATACCGTGACCTGCCTATTAAGCTAAACCAGTGGGCCAATGTGGTTCGTTGGGAAATGCGTACCCGTCTCTTCCTGCGTACTGCTGAGTTTCTCTGGCAGGAAGGTCACACTGCTCATGCCACTAAGGAGGAAGCAATAGAGGAAACTGAGACTATGCTAAATGTCTATGCCCGCTTTGCAGAAGAGTGGATGGCCATGCCGGTTGTCAAGGGTTACAAGACTGCAAATGAGCGTTTTGCCGGTGCACTTGAAACTATGACTATGGAGGCCTTGATGCAGGATGGTAAGGCTCTGCAATCAGGTACTTCTCACTTCCTGGGTCAAAATTTTGCTAAGGCCTTCGATGTACAGTTTACCAACAAGGAAGGTAAGCTTGATTATGTCTGGGCTACTTCATGGGGTGTATCAACCCGTCTGATGGGAGCGCTTATAATGTCTCACTCTGACGACCATGGTCTGGTGCTGCCTCCGAAACTTGCACCTGTCCAGGTTGCTATTGTTCCTATCTACAAGAACGACGAACAGCTGGCTCAGATCAATGAGGTGGCTGCAAAGATATGTGCTGAACTCAAAGCTCTGGGCATCTCTTACAAGTACGACAACGACGATACCAAGAAGCCCGGATGGAAGTTTGCAGAGTACGAACTCAAGGGAGTTCCCGTCCGTCTTGCAATCGGTCCAAGAGATATCGAAAATCAGACTCTGGAAATGGCACGAAGGGATACGCTGACCAAGGAGGTCGTTCCCATGGCCGGTATAGCTGATCAGGTTAAAGTCCTGCTTAACGACATCCAAAGCAATATCTTCAGGAAGGCCTATGCCTACCGCGAAGCCAATACCACTGTGGTTGATGACTATGAGGAATTTAAGAGACTGCTTGACGAAAAGGGCGGCTTCTTCCTCTGCCACTGGGATGGTACCAGCGAGACTGAAGAGTTGATCAAGAACGAGACCAAGGCCACCATAAGGTGCATACCTCTCGAAGGACCAGTTGAACCAGGTAAATGTATGGTGACAGGTAAACCCTCCGCACGTAGGGTTCTGTTTGCACGTGCATATTAG